A part of Pseudobdellovibrionaceae bacterium genomic DNA contains:
- a CDS encoding cyclase family protein: MSDVRLDFAQEIYDISPVINSELAVFPGDVPFRQETSLDQNKGDHLYLSAMTTTLHIGAHADAPLHYGKNAPSIDVRSLRPYMGECQVVRVKTPMGQRISLADFDVEVIKAPRVLFKTESFYPYRWTDTFNSLSSEVIEALVKIKSVTLVGIDTPSVDPHDSKDLESHSSLLQNDVSVLEGLDLEKVPEGMYQLIALPLKIQGADASPVRAILLR; the protein is encoded by the coding sequence GTGAGTGATGTGCGTTTAGATTTTGCTCAAGAGATTTATGACATCTCACCTGTGATCAACTCTGAGCTTGCGGTGTTTCCAGGGGATGTGCCCTTTAGACAAGAGACCTCTTTAGATCAAAACAAAGGGGATCATTTGTATCTCTCAGCCATGACGACCACCTTACACATTGGGGCTCATGCTGATGCCCCCTTGCACTACGGAAAAAACGCACCCTCTATAGATGTGCGTTCACTTCGTCCCTATATGGGAGAGTGTCAGGTGGTGCGTGTTAAAACTCCAATGGGTCAGAGAATATCTTTAGCAGACTTTGATGTAGAAGTGATCAAAGCTCCGCGTGTACTTTTTAAAACAGAATCTTTTTACCCTTATCGTTGGACAGACACTTTTAATTCTCTTTCTTCTGAGGTGATTGAAGCTTTGGTAAAAATAAAATCTGTCACCTTGGTAGGAATCGACACACCTTCTGTGGACCCCCACGATTCAAAAGATTTAGAAAGCCACAGCAGTTTACTGCAAAATGATGTCTCTGTACTTGAGGGCCTAGACCTTGAGAAGGTGCCTGAGGGGATGTATCAGCTCATCGCCTTGCCTTTAAAGATTCAAGGTGCAGACGCTTCGCCCGTGCGGGCCATCCTGTTGCGCTAA
- a CDS encoding tryptophan 2,3-dioxygenase has translation MSIKNENFSYNSYLQVENITSLQFLESAKKGEPAHEEMLFIIIHQTYELWFKQIIWELDSIIKILSKDFVPDSDLYTANHRMLRILEIQKILIDQIDVLETMTPLEFLEFRNLLFSASGFQSSQFRLIENRMGLRASDRAMMGGCPYHQYLNAEAKDSVLKSEQGPSLFTAVEKWLERTPYLQVDNYNFWQEYKNAVHRMFEDEALQLQKFLQGEDLQSALKKLGQERDNFEIITDPIKYEEFRKEKFWRLSHKALMAALFIQLYREQPSLQPAFQLITHLLTLDEKWTVWRYRHAQMVLRMLGQKVGTGGSSGAEYLKSATEKHKVFNDFFKLSTFFISSSNLPHLPQDIFNS, from the coding sequence ATGAGCATTAAAAATGAAAACTTCAGTTACAATTCTTATCTACAAGTAGAGAACATTACAAGTTTACAATTCCTAGAGAGCGCGAAAAAGGGTGAACCCGCTCACGAAGAGATGCTGTTTATTATTATTCATCAAACCTATGAACTGTGGTTCAAACAGATTATATGGGAACTAGATTCTATCATTAAAATCTTATCTAAAGACTTTGTTCCTGACTCGGATCTTTACACCGCCAACCACCGCATGCTGCGCATTCTTGAGATTCAAAAAATTTTGATCGACCAGATAGACGTTCTAGAAACTATGACGCCTCTTGAATTTTTAGAGTTTAGAAACTTACTTTTTTCAGCTTCAGGTTTTCAAAGTTCACAATTTAGACTCATTGAAAACCGTATGGGCTTAAGAGCCTCAGATCGCGCCATGATGGGAGGATGTCCTTACCATCAATATTTAAACGCCGAAGCCAAAGACAGTGTTCTAAAGTCAGAACAAGGGCCCAGCCTTTTTACTGCTGTTGAAAAATGGCTAGAAAGAACCCCTTATCTGCAAGTGGACAACTACAACTTCTGGCAAGAGTACAAGAACGCCGTTCATAGAATGTTTGAAGATGAGGCCTTGCAGCTACAAAAGTTCTTACAAGGTGAGGACCTGCAAAGTGCTTTAAAAAAATTAGGACAAGAAAGAGACAACTTTGAAATCATCACCGACCCCATCAAGTATGAAGAGTTCCGCAAAGAAAAATTCTGGCGTCTGTCTCACAAAGCCTTAATGGCGGCCTTGTTCATTCAGCTTTACCGAGAACAACCTTCTTTACAGCCTGCATTTCAACTCATCACTCACCTTCTCACTTTAGATGAAAAGTGGACCGTTTGGCGTTATCGTCATGCACAAATGGTGCTTCGTATGTTGGGTCAAAAGGTAGGAACAGGTGGGTCTTCGGGAGCGGAGTATTTAAAAAGTGCTACAGAAAAGCACAAGGTGTTTAACGACTTCTTTAAGCTTTCTACTTTTTTCATCTCAAGCTCCAACTTGCCCCACTTACCCCAAGATATTTTTAACTCCTAA
- a CDS encoding beta-eliminating lyase-related protein, producing MTTSPKHPPRSLASDNHSGVHPQILESLLSINKDHCHSYEGDPWSLSLRDTIKKIFGPQFHSYLVFNGSAANVLALNHFVKPWHTVLCSDQAHLHLDECGAPQKHIGCKLLLAPTHQGKISAQDIRQFFIRRGDQHYSQLQAVSLTQPTELGTVYSLKEIQDISAVCKELGLFLHIDGARLANAVVHLNCTFKDIASHADAISLGGTKNGLLGCEMVLINSKTSPQEAHAFKFERKQSLQLPSKARFLSQQFLTYFENHLWTEIAKHSTERAQDLSLRLTSLGIKPLYPVESNAVFCALQKKWIKPLREKVFFYVWEEESPSSPEECVVRLMTSFDTTEQDLIDLCTEIARLQKRDL from the coding sequence GTGACCACATCCCCCAAACATCCCCCACGTAGTTTAGCCAGTGACAATCACTCAGGTGTACATCCACAAATTCTAGAGTCTTTACTATCTATAAACAAAGACCATTGTCACAGTTATGAGGGTGATCCTTGGAGTCTGAGTCTAAGAGACACCATCAAAAAAATATTTGGACCCCAGTTTCACTCCTATTTGGTTTTTAATGGCAGTGCTGCTAATGTTTTAGCTCTGAATCACTTCGTAAAACCTTGGCACACGGTCCTCTGCTCGGATCAGGCGCATTTGCATTTAGATGAATGTGGGGCCCCACAGAAGCACATAGGTTGTAAGTTGCTTTTAGCTCCCACCCATCAAGGCAAGATTTCAGCCCAAGACATCCGTCAGTTTTTTATTCGTCGCGGAGACCAGCATTACAGCCAACTGCAAGCCGTCAGCCTCACTCAGCCCACTGAACTTGGGACCGTGTACAGCCTTAAAGAGATTCAAGACATCTCTGCTGTTTGTAAAGAGCTAGGACTTTTCTTACACATTGATGGAGCACGTCTGGCCAACGCCGTAGTTCATTTGAACTGCACATTTAAAGACATCGCCTCACACGCTGACGCCATCAGCTTAGGGGGCACTAAAAATGGGCTTTTAGGATGTGAGATGGTTTTAATTAACAGTAAAACCTCTCCCCAAGAGGCTCACGCCTTTAAGTTTGAAAGAAAACAGAGTTTGCAGTTGCCCTCAAAGGCTCGCTTTTTATCCCAACAATTTCTAACTTATTTTGAAAATCATTTATGGACTGAAATTGCAAAGCACAGCACCGAGAGGGCACAAGACCTAAGCTTGAGGCTCACTTCCTTGGGCATTAAACCTCTTTACCCCGTAGAGTCTAACGCCGTCTTTTGCGCCCTGCAAAAAAAATGGATTAAGCCCTTGCGGGAAAAAGTCTTTTTCTACGTCTGGGAAGAGGAGTCCCCTTCTAGTCCCGAAGAATGTGTAGTCAGACTGATGACAAGCTTTGACACCACAGAGCAAGATCTTATAGATCTATGTACGGAAATAGCGCGCTTGCAAAAGAGGGACTTATGA
- a CDS encoding formimidoylglutamase, whose protein sequence is MFEPVHPEDLHLQTTKSDLRVVSYLSPNIASSDFVLVGYPDDEGIKNNSGRPGARLAPNAIREFLFKMTPPAFRGEDTDLPLISDLGNLSTQPDLASRHEVAVAALEKNLGSKQKLISFGGGHDYGYVDGKYFLKRNAGSSLRPLIFNFDAHLDVRPMSNGITSGTPFYRLLEHGGFDFYEIGIQEHCNSKEHLQWLKSQGGQVISFSDLYTSSERYPQSFLNFTRFKKILESETNPHRPCYVSVDIDAFSNAYAMGCSQSFATGLEPLGFLQMFCFLLDHFDVQVLGIYEVSPPLDQDHRTAKLAAQIAYRYLHHAAQSST, encoded by the coding sequence ATGTTTGAGCCCGTTCACCCCGAAGACCTCCACCTGCAAACCACCAAATCTGATTTACGTGTTGTTTCTTATTTATCTCCCAACATCGCCAGCAGTGATTTTGTGCTTGTAGGTTATCCTGATGACGAAGGGATCAAAAATAATTCGGGTCGCCCAGGAGCCCGCCTTGCTCCCAATGCCATTCGTGAGTTCTTATTTAAGATGACCCCTCCTGCTTTTAGAGGTGAAGACACCGACTTGCCTTTGATTTCCGACTTGGGAAATCTCAGCACTCAGCCCGATCTCGCCTCTCGACACGAGGTCGCTGTGGCTGCTTTAGAGAAAAATCTTGGCAGTAAACAAAAACTGATCAGCTTTGGCGGAGGACATGACTACGGCTATGTGGATGGAAAATATTTCTTAAAAAGAAATGCAGGATCTAGTCTGCGTCCTCTTATTTTTAACTTTGATGCCCACTTAGATGTTAGACCCATGAGCAATGGCATTACAAGTGGCACCCCCTTTTATCGACTGTTAGAGCACGGAGGTTTTGATTTTTACGAGATCGGCATCCAAGAGCACTGCAACTCCAAAGAGCATTTGCAGTGGCTTAAGTCCCAAGGAGGACAAGTGATTTCATTTTCTGATCTCTATACGAGCAGTGAGCGTTATCCTCAGTCTTTTTTAAACTTCACGCGATTTAAAAAAATATTAGAATCAGAGACCAATCCCCATCGCCCCTGTTATGTGAGTGTCGACATTGATGCTTTTTCTAACGCCTATGCCATGGGGTGCAGTCAATCCTTTGCTACAGGCCTTGAGCCCCTTGGGTTCTTGCAGATGTTTTGCTTTTTACTGGATCATTTTGACGTGCAGGTTTTGGGAATTTATGAAGTCTCACCCCCACTAGATCAGGATCATCGCACCGCCAAACTGGCCGCACAGATTGCTTACAGATACCTTCATCACGCAGCCCAATCTTCAACATAG
- the queG gene encoding tRNA epoxyqueuosine(34) reductase QueG, with translation MREQIQSLLTEFSFDQVSALPLTTPVSMSFYQNWLDEGLNAQMHYLRDHLETKKDLKHILPDAQSTIVVTESYFHHPEPHESLNDVNQAFHIAKYAQGIDYHYWFKHKLQQACEKLKSTFPHHHFLPATDSQPIMERDFAYQAGLGWFGKNTCVIHSHKGSFFLIGEIITSLPLSSALPDITVHPDRCGKCTKCIEACPTEALSVDSDSPTKTKLDASKCISYWTIEAKTTPPLALAKKFGTWFFGCDICQDVCPWNQKVFEYKHQPTSPPSAQWSRAHSLKTILEILNSSHKSLEKQFASTPLTRPRGFGLKRNALIMALNLKATELIPTLETLDLGEKLNPFKATIISELKKDNSQ, from the coding sequence GTGAGAGAACAAATCCAGAGTTTACTTACTGAATTTTCTTTTGATCAGGTGAGCGCCCTGCCTCTGACCACCCCTGTTTCGATGTCCTTTTACCAAAATTGGCTCGATGAAGGTCTAAACGCACAGATGCACTACCTCCGAGATCATCTTGAAACCAAAAAAGACCTTAAACACATTCTGCCTGATGCCCAGAGCACCATTGTTGTCACCGAGTCTTACTTTCATCACCCTGAACCCCATGAAAGTCTTAATGATGTGAACCAAGCGTTTCATATCGCCAAGTACGCTCAAGGGATAGACTACCATTATTGGTTTAAACATAAACTGCAACAGGCCTGTGAGAAATTAAAATCAACCTTCCCGCATCACCATTTTTTGCCTGCCACGGACTCTCAACCCATTATGGAAAGAGATTTTGCTTACCAGGCGGGCCTTGGTTGGTTTGGTAAAAACACCTGTGTCATTCACTCTCACAAAGGCAGCTTTTTTTTAATTGGCGAAATCATCACCAGTCTGCCCTTAAGTTCCGCCTTGCCTGACATCACTGTTCACCCTGATCGTTGTGGAAAGTGCACCAAGTGCATTGAAGCCTGTCCCACTGAAGCTCTAAGTGTAGATTCTGACTCCCCCACTAAAACTAAACTTGATGCCAGCAAGTGCATTTCCTATTGGACCATTGAAGCCAAAACCACCCCACCGCTTGCACTGGCTAAAAAATTTGGTACTTGGTTTTTTGGTTGTGACATCTGCCAAGATGTTTGCCCCTGGAATCAAAAAGTCTTTGAATACAAACATCAACCCACCTCGCCTCCCTCAGCACAGTGGAGTCGAGCGCACAGTTTAAAAACTATTCTTGAAATTTTAAACTCCTCTCATAAAAGCCTAGAAAAACAGTTTGCAAGCACCCCACTGACTCGCCCTCGAGGCTTCGGCCTAAAACGCAATGCGCTTATCATGGCCCTTAACTTAAAAGCCACAGAACTGATCCCCACCCTAGAAACTTTAGACCTAGGAGAAAAATTAAACCCTTTCAAAGCCACTATTATCTCTGAACTAAAAAAAGATAACTCTCAGTAA
- a CDS encoding DUF481 domain-containing protein — MYSSKHSIARTPLGLTFLALKSLIFGVVMALSTAVLAQDNSFSSESEAGVIVNQGNTESQSVTFKTLNKYTLLENYNLSLRGEYFQTKGEVGGVSELTSENSLAELKGERLFNEKLGAFALGSWAKDNFRGFEKRIEGGLGLSYHFIKSDTLKFFTEQGYSFRQETAYVSGPASGPVSDTSFWRSYFELSNKFSDTLSAKVWLESKLNVENTEDIEIRFEPSLDVILSGNFSLGLAYRLSYDNVPPDATPARERLDHLYTTTLKVKF, encoded by the coding sequence ATGTATAGCTCTAAACACAGTATAGCACGTACCCCACTGGGTCTCACGTTCTTAGCTCTTAAGTCTTTGATCTTTGGCGTGGTGATGGCACTTTCAACCGCCGTACTTGCTCAGGACAATAGCTTTTCTAGTGAATCCGAAGCAGGTGTGATTGTAAACCAAGGAAACACAGAGTCTCAGTCTGTCACTTTTAAAACCTTAAACAAATATACACTACTAGAAAACTACAACCTTTCTCTACGCGGTGAATACTTTCAAACTAAAGGGGAAGTGGGTGGCGTTTCCGAACTGACTTCAGAAAACTCTTTAGCGGAGTTGAAAGGCGAGCGACTTTTCAACGAAAAGCTCGGTGCCTTTGCTTTAGGATCATGGGCTAAAGACAACTTCAGAGGATTTGAGAAACGAATTGAAGGCGGTTTGGGTTTAAGCTACCACTTCATCAAATCTGACACTCTTAAGTTCTTTACGGAACAAGGTTACTCGTTCAGACAAGAGACGGCTTATGTTTCTGGTCCTGCAAGTGGTCCCGTATCTGACACTAGCTTTTGGAGATCTTATTTTGAACTTTCTAATAAATTTTCAGACACTCTTTCTGCTAAAGTGTGGTTAGAAAGCAAACTTAACGTTGAAAACACTGAAGACATCGAGATTCGTTTTGAACCTTCTTTAGATGTCATTCTTTCTGGTAACTTTTCTTTAGGACTAGCTTACAGACTAAGCTATGACAACGTGCCACCTGATGCGACTCCTGCACGCGAAAGACTGGACCATCTTTACACCACGACCCTAAAAGTTAAATTCTAA
- the hemB gene encoding porphobilinogen synthase, with amino-acid sequence MMNQDSKKNQNLGSMMSQTSPLEDTQSEYEGAVRSIRLERPRRLRKNARVRASVAETVLSPAHLIQPIFIAEKTEDIASMPGQRRLSLKDLESQALELQELGLFGVALFSKVDEKHKNPLGSYALEDRLYFEAIQMLKERVPALQVVTDLALDPYSSTGHDGVLNEEGRILNDETCEILSQMALKHAEMGADFVAPSDMMDGRVYDIRCALELGGYDDVGIISYSAKYASCMYGPFRDALDSAPKSGDKKTYQMDPANSKEAIKEALLDVSEGADYVMVKPAGFYLDIISKIEQKVSIPVAAYQVSGEYSALCAAFERGWLNREQAIDESLLAIRRAGASLVFTYFAKEWAQKKS; translated from the coding sequence ATGATGAATCAAGATTCAAAAAAAAACCAAAATTTAGGTTCAATGATGTCTCAGACTTCCCCCCTAGAGGACACTCAAAGTGAATATGAAGGAGCGGTAAGAAGCATTCGCTTGGAGCGGCCAAGACGCTTAAGAAAGAACGCTCGAGTGCGGGCCTCTGTGGCAGAAACGGTGCTTTCGCCTGCACACCTGATTCAGCCTATTTTTATAGCAGAAAAAACTGAGGACATCGCCTCAATGCCTGGCCAAAGACGTTTAAGTCTTAAAGACTTAGAGTCCCAAGCCTTAGAACTTCAAGAGCTAGGACTTTTTGGAGTCGCCTTATTTTCCAAAGTGGATGAAAAGCATAAAAACCCACTAGGCAGTTATGCTCTAGAAGACCGTTTGTATTTTGAAGCAATACAGATGCTCAAAGAAAGAGTGCCTGCGCTACAAGTGGTGACCGACTTGGCTTTAGATCCCTATAGCAGCACGGGCCATGATGGGGTCTTAAATGAAGAAGGTCGGATTTTAAATGATGAGACATGTGAGATTCTTTCTCAAATGGCTTTAAAGCATGCTGAAATGGGGGCCGACTTTGTTGCGCCCTCGGATATGATGGATGGACGAGTGTATGACATCCGCTGTGCTTTAGAATTAGGGGGCTATGATGATGTGGGCATTATTAGTTATAGTGCTAAATATGCTTCGTGCATGTATGGCCCATTTCGAGACGCGCTAGATTCTGCTCCTAAATCTGGAGATAAGAAGACTTATCAAATGGACCCCGCTAATTCCAAAGAGGCTATTAAAGAGGCGTTGCTTGATGTCTCAGAAGGAGCCGATTATGTGATGGTCAAGCCCGCGGGATTTTATTTGGATATCATAAGCAAAATTGAACAAAAGGTAAGCATCCCTGTGGCAGCTTATCAAGTCAGTGGCGAATACAGCGCGTTGTGCGCTGCATTTGAAAGAGGATGGCTCAATAGAGAGCAGGCCATTGATGAAAGTCTGCTTGCTATTCGACGAGCAGGGGCTTCGCTAGTGTTCACTTACTTTGCTAAAGAGTGGGCGCAAAAAAAATCTTAA
- a CDS encoding glutamate-1-semialdehyde 2,1-aminomutase → MKSEELFNRALKIAPGGVHSPVRGFQNVGGHPVFFKSAKGATLVSVEGDEYLDFCQSFGPLILGHQDEDVKQAVHEMIDTIWTSGTCEPYSLELAETIKELASPVVEKLRFVSSGTEAVMSALRVARGATKKDKVIKFEGCYHGHVDSLLVKAGSGLADGAAASDSAGVSLQTAAQTLVLPLDDEKAFRDCVDAHKDEVAAVILEPLPANFGLLIQRQEFVEYVASYAKKNGILVIFDEVISGFRMGFGGMARILGIQPDLVTYGKVLGGGFPVGCYGGRAELMDLVAPSGPVYQAGTLSASPVGMAAGLAQLKKMQRLNIHDTLEARGAQLERGFNSIAQSKGWNMRMLRQGSLFWFADTSKGALRRVDQIPTDHKSFYKYFFKGLMSRRLYMAPSGFEVGFIGYAHTQDVIERAIGIFVDAMDEALGKA, encoded by the coding sequence ATGAAATCAGAAGAATTATTTAACCGTGCTTTAAAGATCGCCCCTGGTGGTGTGCACTCTCCAGTGCGTGGGTTTCAAAATGTGGGAGGTCATCCCGTGTTTTTTAAATCAGCCAAAGGAGCCACTCTGGTTTCTGTGGAAGGCGATGAGTATTTAGATTTTTGCCAAAGCTTTGGGCCTTTGATTTTGGGTCATCAAGATGAAGACGTAAAGCAAGCCGTACACGAAATGATTGATACGATTTGGACTTCGGGAACTTGTGAACCTTACTCTTTGGAGCTAGCCGAAACCATCAAGGAACTGGCCTCACCTGTGGTGGAAAAATTAAGATTTGTCAGCAGTGGGACAGAAGCTGTAATGAGTGCGTTGCGTGTAGCGCGTGGAGCGACCAAAAAAGATAAAGTGATTAAATTTGAAGGCTGTTATCATGGACATGTGGATTCGCTTTTAGTCAAAGCTGGCAGTGGACTGGCGGATGGGGCAGCGGCTTCAGATTCCGCAGGAGTGTCATTGCAAACAGCAGCCCAAACCTTAGTTTTACCCTTAGACGATGAAAAGGCCTTTAGAGATTGTGTGGATGCCCACAAAGATGAAGTAGCGGCTGTGATTTTAGAACCCTTGCCTGCTAACTTTGGCCTTTTAATACAACGCCAAGAATTTGTGGAGTATGTGGCGTCTTACGCTAAAAAAAATGGCATTCTTGTGATCTTTGATGAGGTGATCTCTGGCTTTAGAATGGGATTTGGGGGAATGGCAAGGATCTTAGGCATTCAGCCTGATCTTGTGACTTATGGTAAAGTCCTTGGCGGTGGATTTCCTGTGGGATGTTACGGGGGACGCGCAGAGCTGATGGACTTAGTGGCTCCTTCAGGGCCTGTGTATCAAGCAGGAACTTTAAGTGCGTCGCCTGTGGGTATGGCCGCAGGTCTTGCACAACTTAAAAAAATGCAAAGATTAAATATTCACGACACCTTAGAGGCACGTGGGGCCCAACTTGAAAGAGGTTTTAACTCTATAGCACAATCTAAAGGGTGGAACATGCGTATGTTACGCCAAGGCTCTTTATTTTGGTTTGCCGACACCTCTAAAGGGGCTTTACGTCGTGTGGATCAAATTCCAACGGATCATAAATCCTTTTATAAGTATTTTTTTAAAGGCTTAATGTCTAGAAGACTTTATATGGCCCCCAGTGGTTTTGAAGTGGGATTTATTGGTTATGCTCACACTCAAGATGTGATAGAACGTGCCATTGGTATTTTTGTCGACGCCATGGATGAAGCTTTAGGGAAGGCATGA
- a CDS encoding HAMP domain-containing histidine kinase, giving the protein MSKKFILSFLWLGFTTALGSWWVYFSYLQYNSLKQSSWEHSSDVLRYQRMLIYEGGFFLVLVILGGGALVYFTLKENERLNEKEAFFSAFSHDLKTTITNLKITLEKILQKKSGISSQDLQRLFNESHRLSLQLENSLLLARQKDIRAVLSKVSLTNTIAFLKQAWPELEVRLSGNVELYADSVLLTSVVSNILQNAKVHGDAKTIDIQVESSEDKPQVQILVSNDGHPFEGDYSKLGAEYFSRGQYSGSGLGLFISKKLMKKMQGDLSFCDFEGQFCAVLNLNRFKA; this is encoded by the coding sequence ATGAGTAAGAAGTTTATCTTAAGTTTTTTATGGTTAGGGTTCACCACAGCTTTAGGAAGTTGGTGGGTGTACTTTAGCTATTTACAATATAACTCCCTTAAGCAATCCAGCTGGGAGCACTCCTCAGATGTCTTACGTTACCAACGTATGCTGATCTATGAGGGAGGATTCTTTTTAGTGCTAGTGATTCTTGGTGGTGGGGCTTTGGTGTACTTTACCCTAAAAGAAAATGAAAGGCTCAATGAAAAAGAGGCCTTCTTTTCGGCCTTCAGTCATGACTTAAAAACTACGATCACCAATCTTAAGATCACTCTAGAAAAGATATTACAAAAAAAATCAGGGATCTCTAGCCAAGACCTGCAACGCCTTTTTAATGAAAGTCATCGCTTAAGTTTACAACTTGAAAATTCGCTGCTTTTAGCACGACAAAAAGACATCAGAGCTGTCTTAAGTAAAGTCTCGTTGACCAACACCATTGCGTTTTTAAAACAAGCCTGGCCAGAACTTGAGGTCAGACTCAGTGGCAATGTGGAGCTGTATGCTGACTCTGTGCTTCTGACCAGTGTGGTGTCGAATATTTTGCAAAACGCCAAAGTGCATGGCGATGCTAAAACTATAGATATCCAAGTCGAAAGTTCAGAAGATAAACCTCAGGTGCAAATCCTAGTCAGTAATGATGGACATCCTTTTGAAGGAGACTATAGCAAACTGGGGGCAGAGTACTTTTCTCGTGGTCAGTACAGTGGGTCAGGCTTGGGCTTATTTATCAGTAAAAAGTTGATGAAAAAGATGCAAGGGGATTTAAGCTTTTGTGATTTTGAAGGTCAGTTTTGTGCGGTGTTAAATTTAAATCGGTTTAAGGCTTAA
- a CDS encoding response regulator transcription factor translates to MKSICLLEDNLELGSSLVEKFQETNFVCHWFKTLKDAKTHLDVLLSSDLFILDVGLPDGSGFEFAQWLRTNKYNQPLMFLTAMSSAEDRLRGYELGAEEYIPKPFLFKELEIRVRHVLDTHLSTDEYDLGELKIDFKSMSLIWSSGEVLFLQNKDMQILELIIKMSPKVLSRDELLDRVWGEDQFPTERTIDNCIVRLRQNLKDYGKYLRSVRGVGYQWIEVDAAEHNK, encoded by the coding sequence ATGAAAAGTATTTGTTTACTCGAAGACAATCTTGAATTAGGTAGCTCCTTGGTGGAAAAGTTCCAAGAGACTAATTTTGTATGTCACTGGTTTAAAACACTTAAGGATGCGAAGACTCATTTAGATGTGCTCTTAAGTTCTGATCTTTTTATTTTGGATGTGGGCCTTCCTGATGGTTCGGGATTTGAATTTGCGCAGTGGTTACGTACCAATAAATACAATCAGCCTTTGATGTTCTTAACAGCCATGTCTTCAGCGGAAGATCGTTTAAGAGGTTATGAGTTAGGGGCTGAAGAGTACATCCCTAAGCCTTTTTTATTTAAAGAGCTTGAGATTCGAGTGCGCCACGTTTTAGACACTCATTTAAGCACAGATGAGTATGATCTTGGGGAACTTAAAATTGATTTTAAATCCATGTCTTTAATCTGGAGCAGTGGTGAAGTTTTATTTTTACAAAACAAAGACATGCAAATTTTAGAACTCATCATAAAAATGTCCCCCAAGGTGTTATCGCGCGATGAACTTTTAGATCGTGTCTGGGGAGAGGATCAATTTCCCACGGAACGTACCATTGACAACTGTATTGTGCGTTTAAGACAAAATTTAAAAGACTACGGCAAGTACCTGCGCTCTGTCAGAGGGGTAGGGTACCAGTGGATAGAAGTGGACGCGGCTGAACACAATAAATAA